From Sphingopyxis sp. USTB-05, the proteins below share one genomic window:
- a CDS encoding cytochrome c oxidase assembly protein, whose translation MSPNAKTASLAALMALAMTALGFAAVPLYDLFCRVTGFGGTTQRYDPVAAAAEPEILSNTISVRFDANVSPNLPWKFYPEHPTDTVSIGARDMAIFIAENNSTHPVVGTASFNVTPDQAGKYFTKIQCFCFTQQRLEPGQQMRMPVLFFVDPKIMDDPDARDVQEITLSYTFHPVDEGKKAS comes from the coding sequence ATGTCCCCGAACGCGAAGACCGCGAGCCTCGCCGCCTTGATGGCGCTCGCGATGACCGCTCTCGGGTTCGCGGCCGTGCCGCTCTATGATCTTTTCTGCCGCGTCACCGGTTTTGGCGGAACGACCCAGCGTTACGATCCGGTCGCGGCGGCAGCCGAGCCGGAGATTCTGTCGAACACGATCTCGGTTCGTTTCGACGCCAATGTTTCGCCGAATCTGCCTTGGAAATTCTATCCCGAGCATCCGACCGATACGGTGAGCATCGGCGCACGCGACATGGCGATCTTCATCGCCGAGAATAATTCGACCCATCCCGTCGTGGGGACCGCCAGCTTCAACGTCACGCCGGATCAGGCGGGCAAATATTTCACCAAGATCCAATGTTTCTGCTTCACCCAACAACGGTTGGAGCCGGGGCAGCAGATGCGCATGCCGGTGTTGTTCTTCGTCGATCCGAAGATCATGGACGACCCCGATGCGCGCGACGTGCAGGAAATCACCTTGAGCTACACCTTCCACCCTGTAGACGAGGGTAAAAAGGCGAGCTAA
- a CDS encoding cytochrome c oxidase subunit 3 gives MSGAKHHDYHLVNPSVWPLIGSVAALVMFFGLVMAMHADHFGGIGKWVLGLGFMGVIATFFSWWSDVINEAHAGDHTPVVQLHLRYGMILFIASEVMFFVGWFWAWFDFSLFPVPIEYAEGAVTSLFGQDGAAAITMWPPKGIEVIDPFSLPLLNTLILLCSGTTITWAHHALIHGDREGLKKGLWLTIILGAVFSTIQAYEYMHAPWGFGQSNYSSAFYMATGFHGFHVLVGTIFLIVCLVRTYKGHFTPTQHFGFEAAAWYWHFVDVVWLFLFIIVYVWGGWGAPIAAH, from the coding sequence ATGTCCGGTGCGAAACATCATGACTACCACCTCGTAAACCCCAGCGTCTGGCCGCTCATCGGCTCGGTCGCTGCGCTCGTGATGTTCTTCGGTCTGGTGATGGCGATGCACGCCGACCATTTCGGCGGCATCGGCAAGTGGGTCCTCGGCCTCGGTTTCATGGGCGTGATCGCCACCTTCTTTAGCTGGTGGTCGGACGTCATCAACGAAGCGCATGCCGGCGACCATACTCCGGTCGTCCAATTGCACCTGCGTTACGGCATGATCCTGTTCATCGCGTCGGAAGTCATGTTCTTCGTCGGCTGGTTCTGGGCTTGGTTCGACTTCTCGCTCTTCCCGGTTCCGATCGAATATGCCGAAGGCGCGGTAACCTCGCTGTTCGGCCAGGATGGCGCCGCGGCGATCACCATGTGGCCGCCGAAGGGCATCGAAGTCATCGATCCCTTTTCGCTGCCGCTTCTCAACACGCTGATCCTGCTCTGCTCGGGCACGACGATCACCTGGGCGCACCATGCGCTTATCCACGGCGATCGCGAAGGTCTGAAAAAGGGCCTGTGGCTGACGATCATCCTTGGTGCGGTCTTCTCGACCATCCAGGCCTATGAATATATGCACGCGCCGTGGGGCTTCGGTCAGAGCAACTATAGCTCGGCTTTCTACATGGCGACCGGCTTTCACGGTTTCCACGTCCTCGTGGGCACGATCTTCCTGATCGTTTGCCTTGTCCGTACCTACAAGGGTCACTTCACCCCGACGCAGCATTTCGGTTTCGAAGCGGCGGCCTGGTACTGGCACTTCGTCGACGTCGTGTGGCTGTTCCTCTTCATCATCGTCTATGTCTGGGGCGGCTGGGGCGCGCCGATCGCCGCGCACTAA
- a CDS encoding DUF983 domain-containing protein, with translation MPAGDNIQKGQPPVWRAALFGLCPDCGAKTLFDGPVRFRAKCASCGLDYGRYNVGDGPAAFLTLIIGALLIAIALTLDAMVRPPLWVHVILWVPVTAAAVVYGLRVGKGALLASEHQRQAAEGRKVDKND, from the coding sequence TTGCCGGCTGGCGACAACATTCAAAAGGGGCAGCCGCCGGTCTGGCGCGCTGCCCTTTTTGGTCTCTGCCCCGATTGCGGCGCGAAGACGCTGTTCGACGGGCCGGTGAGGTTTCGCGCGAAATGCGCGAGCTGCGGGCTCGACTATGGCCGCTATAATGTCGGCGATGGTCCTGCGGCCTTCCTGACCTTGATCATCGGCGCGCTGCTGATCGCGATTGCGTTGACGCTCGATGCCATGGTGCGGCCGCCCTTATGGGTGCATGTCATCCTATGGGTGCCGGTCACGGCCGCGGCAGTCGTTTATGGCCTGCGCGTCGGCAAGGGCGCATTGCTGGCGAGCGAGCACCAGCGTCAGGCAGCCGAAGGCCGCAAGGTGGACAAGAATGACTGA
- a CDS encoding SURF1 family protein, producing the protein MTEPVEQPTQRWPVIPTILVLVAVAVMIALGVWQLQRKSEKEALIALYQRNTAMSSMVAYPELPPVPDELLYRKSSVVCLEPVRWDPRSGTDRRGKSGIRMIADCRTGAEGPGVLVDVGIGDDFAPPKWTGGTVQGTIVPGPEQPTVMERAMGKATPARAMLIADAPVAGLRASAVPSADDTPNNHLAYAGQWFLFAAAALIIYILAVRRRLRP; encoded by the coding sequence ATGACTGAACCTGTCGAACAGCCAACGCAGCGCTGGCCTGTGATTCCCACGATCCTCGTGCTCGTCGCGGTCGCGGTAATGATCGCGCTCGGCGTATGGCAACTTCAGCGTAAGAGCGAGAAGGAAGCGCTGATCGCGCTTTACCAGCGCAACACGGCGATGTCGTCGATGGTCGCCTATCCGGAGTTGCCGCCTGTTCCCGACGAGTTGCTGTATCGCAAGAGCAGCGTCGTATGCCTCGAACCGGTGCGTTGGGATCCGCGCAGCGGTACCGACCGCAGGGGCAAGTCGGGCATCCGAATGATCGCCGACTGCCGGACCGGCGCCGAAGGGCCGGGCGTGCTTGTCGACGTCGGCATCGGCGATGATTTTGCGCCACCCAAATGGACCGGTGGAACGGTGCAGGGAACGATCGTTCCGGGCCCCGAGCAGCCGACGGTGATGGAGCGCGCGATGGGCAAGGCCACGCCCGCGCGAGCGATGCTGATCGCGGATGCGCCCGTGGCCGGATTGCGTGCCAGCGCAGTGCCGTCGGCCGACGACACGCCGAACAATCATCTTGCCTATGCAGGGCAATGGTTCCTGTTTGCGGCCGCGGCGCTCATCATCTATATATTGGCCGTTCGTCGCCGCTTGCGGCCTTGA